CGTCGACAACAATCGGCCGGCAGCATTGACTGCACTGCGTGATCTGGAGGCGTCGTTTGTGGATTTCGTAGCCGACGAAGTGAACGTTGAACACCAGATGCGGACACGCGCGATCCTGGCCGTTGTGAAAGCGAATGCGGAGGCCCGACTCAAACTCCTGCAGGAGCACATCAGATAACACGGGGCAGATGGGTATGCATGGCAAGGAGACAGAGAGTAGTCGTACGGCGAACGCGAACCATCCGGTGACCGTCGTATCCGGCATTCAACCGTCGGGTACGCTTCACATCGGCAACTATTTCGGAGCCCTTCGACAGCACATCGTGCTGCATACACGGCAAGATGCGTACTACTTCATTGTCAACTACCACGCTCTCACCAGTGTGCACGATCGCGAGGCCCTGAGCACGTACACGCTC
The window above is part of the Rhodothermales bacterium genome. Proteins encoded here:
- a CDS encoding tryptophan--tRNA ligase — translated: MTVVSGIQPSGTLHIGNYFGALRQHIVLHTRQDAYYFIVNYHALTSVHDREALSTYTL